Proteins encoded within one genomic window of Tabrizicola piscis:
- a CDS encoding AAA family ATPase: MSHEQHLALELIARLASRFGPTSRIAKELPGWLEYLTEVDCPERPRTRPGTIWWEKVRELARNLVPGAGGGEGEVVQRNATLLGDHFGLSPVETSMLTFVALYKLFDGFEHVVDGALETKEVTVPLLLSWFCLAPEPEIRAAMRFTGRLASSGLVQRGRSGRNHRMPFDLSERLTFALLAEVDSIAELIALMFPSAAAPEAEWQDFEGLGHDADLMRDLLFRALDSRKSGINILLYGPPGTGKTEFAKVLAAEIGAVLRSVGETDDEGGAPSRHERLAELRMASRMLGQRSDTVLLFDEMEDLFGTGGAFFSRESPSKVHFNRMLETNPIPVIWTTNSVDACDSAFLRRMSYSALMRPPSGRVRSRIWQRLEARHAAGLPEAVLPALAERHNQAPALVSDAMRVARLCDGGQAVVSQVLDAAARLAKGGVDSPPQHHAEIPWRHDLARTDADLGRVEARMAALDATRRVSFCLEGPAGTGKSAWARHLARVIGMPVMEKRASDLLSKWVGGSEQNIARAFSEARADGAMLIFDEADSLLADRRGAERSWEVSQVNEMLTWMESHPLPFVCTTNFAENLDPATQRRFTFRIRFDFLSSDQLPLAWAAHFLCPPPAGLSALERLALGDFANVARRMLALGEAEPQEILRELTREATSKVGAGRPIGFGR; this comes from the coding sequence ATGAGCCACGAACAACACCTTGCCCTTGAACTGATCGCCCGGTTAGCCAGTCGTTTCGGCCCTACAAGCCGCATTGCCAAAGAACTGCCCGGGTGGCTGGAGTACCTGACCGAGGTGGACTGCCCCGAGCGTCCCCGCACGCGGCCTGGCACGATCTGGTGGGAGAAAGTGCGCGAACTGGCCCGCAATCTCGTCCCTGGCGCGGGTGGCGGCGAGGGCGAAGTCGTGCAGCGCAACGCGACCCTTCTCGGGGATCACTTCGGGTTGTCGCCGGTCGAGACGTCGATGCTGACCTTCGTTGCCCTCTACAAGCTCTTCGACGGGTTCGAACATGTTGTCGATGGAGCCTTGGAAACGAAAGAGGTCACCGTACCGCTTCTGTTGTCCTGGTTCTGCCTGGCGCCCGAGCCCGAGATCCGGGCGGCCATGCGCTTTACTGGACGGTTGGCAAGTTCGGGATTGGTGCAGCGCGGCCGCAGCGGTCGGAACCATCGCATGCCTTTTGACCTTTCCGAGCGATTGACATTCGCGCTTCTTGCCGAGGTAGACAGCATTGCCGAACTGATCGCGTTGATGTTCCCCAGTGCGGCTGCCCCCGAAGCTGAATGGCAGGATTTTGAAGGGTTGGGGCACGATGCGGACCTCATGCGCGACCTCCTGTTCCGCGCGCTGGACAGCCGAAAATCGGGCATCAACATCCTTCTCTACGGTCCGCCAGGCACGGGAAAGACAGAGTTCGCCAAGGTTCTGGCGGCCGAGATCGGAGCCGTTCTACGCTCGGTCGGAGAAACTGACGATGAAGGTGGAGCGCCGTCGCGTCATGAGCGCCTCGCCGAACTGCGCATGGCATCCCGCATGCTGGGGCAGCGATCGGACACCGTTCTGCTCTTTGATGAAATGGAAGATCTGTTCGGTACAGGAGGTGCCTTCTTCAGCCGCGAATCGCCGTCGAAGGTCCATTTCAACAGGATGCTGGAAACGAACCCAATTCCGGTGATCTGGACCACCAACTCCGTCGATGCTTGCGATTCTGCCTTTCTGCGGAGGATGAGCTACTCCGCACTCATGCGCCCGCCATCGGGCCGTGTCCGATCTCGGATATGGCAACGGCTCGAGGCGCGACATGCAGCAGGCCTTCCGGAAGCAGTTCTGCCCGCTCTGGCGGAACGGCACAATCAGGCGCCCGCGCTCGTGTCGGACGCGATGCGGGTGGCGCGGCTGTGCGATGGTGGGCAAGCAGTCGTTTCCCAGGTGCTCGATGCGGCCGCACGTCTGGCAAAGGGCGGGGTGGACAGCCCGCCGCAGCATCACGCGGAAATACCCTGGCGACATGACCTTGCTCGCACTGACGCCGATTTGGGTCGTGTCGAAGCGCGAATGGCGGCTTTGGATGCGACTCGTCGTGTCAGTTTCTGTCTGGAAGGCCCTGCAGGAACAGGCAAAAGCGCTTGGGCGCGGCATCTGGCCCGGGTCATCGGCATGCCGGTCATGGAAAAGCGCGCCTCGGACCTGTTGTCCAAATGGGTCGGCGGGAGCGAGCAGAACATCGCGCGTGCTTTCTCCGAGGCGCGCGCTGATGGTGCCATGCTGATTTTTGACGAGGCGGACAGCCTGCTGGCTGACCGGCGCGGCGCCGAACGCAGCTGGGAGGTTTCTCAGGTCAATGAAATGCTCACATGGATGGAAAGCCACCCGCTGCCCTTTGTCTGCACCACGAACTTCGCGGAGAACCTCGACCCGGCTACACAGCGCCGGTTCACCTTCCGTATTCGTTTCGACTTTCTGTCTTCCGATCAACTCCCGCTAGCGTGGGCCGCGCATTTTCTGTGCCCACCTCCCGCCGGGTTGTCCGCACTCGAACGACTTGCTCTCGGAGATTTCGCAAATGTGGCCCGCAGGATGCTTGCGCTCGGCGAGGCAGAGCCGCAAGAAATCCTGCGCGAACTGACCCGCGAGGCTACCTCCAAGGTGGGGGCGGGACGTCCGATCGGCTTTGGCCGTTGA
- a CDS encoding exonuclease domain-containing protein, with translation MTSKVRRLRVIDYETTGVPEDTGAEVIELAYVDVDPDALTVTDRWQSFAKPIGPIPPQVKAVHHILEEDVAGAPAIRELWPLLFQGCATQDILVAHNAAFEQYFHKGDGRAWIDTYKCALVVWPDAPAHGNQVLRYWLNLDHATGFDRAAAMPPNRALPDAYVTAHVLIRLLQESTIDDMLRVSAAPALLRRIGFGKHKGILFSEAPEDYLRWIVEKAEFDTDVTSTARYWLDRGNS, from the coding sequence ATGACAAGCAAAGTGCGGCGACTGCGCGTGATCGACTACGAAACGACAGGCGTGCCCGAAGACACCGGGGCCGAAGTGATCGAACTGGCCTATGTCGACGTCGATCCCGATGCCTTGACCGTGACGGACAGATGGCAATCATTCGCCAAGCCCATCGGGCCCATACCGCCCCAGGTCAAGGCGGTGCATCACATTCTTGAAGAGGATGTTGCCGGGGCACCTGCGATCCGGGAACTCTGGCCGTTGCTGTTCCAGGGCTGTGCTACGCAGGACATTCTCGTTGCGCACAACGCCGCCTTCGAACAGTATTTCCACAAGGGTGATGGGCGGGCTTGGATCGACACCTACAAATGTGCCTTGGTGGTCTGGCCGGACGCTCCCGCTCACGGCAACCAGGTCCTCCGCTATTGGTTGAATCTTGACCATGCCACAGGGTTTGACCGCGCCGCCGCCATGCCACCGAATCGTGCCTTGCCGGACGCCTACGTCACGGCCCATGTCTTGATCCGGCTTTTGCAGGAAAGCACGATCGATGACATGCTGCGTGTTTCGGCAGCACCCGCGCTGTTGCGACGGATCGGGTTTGGCAAGCACAAGGGGATCCTATTCTCAGAGGCCCCGGAAGATTACTTGCGCTGGATCGTGGAAAAGGCGGAGTTCGACACGGATGTCACCTCCACAGCTCGTTATTGGTTGGACCGTGGCAATAGCTGA